AAAAAGGGTTCAGCTAATTCTAAAATTATTGATGGAGAAACAGTCTTTGATTGTGGAACGATTACTGCGGTATCTTCCATTATTCTTAAAGGAAATAGACCCTATTCTACAAAAGATACATTTCAAGAATTATTTATGGAGATAACTGATGGATGTGAATTGATTGGATTATGTCCGTATGATTTGAGTAAGAATTATTTGGATATTATGATGTACAAGAACATCGAAATTCCTATTCAGAGATCCATGATTTATGTGAATACAGTGGAAGGGGAATTTCGGTTTTCTGTTTACCCAGAATATAAATGTAGTAAAGATTCGTTTTCTTTAGGATTTGCACATAAGATTCAATTTAAGCCTCAAAAAGCTTTGAGGGTTACGGAAATTCGTGAAACATTAATTAAGCTTACTTCTTTTTTTACAATACTATGTGGAGAAACTGTAACTATTAATAAGTTATCGGGCATGGAGCAAGTTAATCCTAAGCCAGAAATAGCAGATTTTATAGGAATATGCAATTATGAAAAAGATAAATTAAATGCGCTTGATAATTCTGGAATAGATACGACTAGTTTTAAAAGGCTTTCTATTTTTAAAATATCAGATTTTTCAGATTTAGAAAAAGCTATGAACTTTTGGTTTGAGCATTACGAGAACCTTTATAATGCACAAAAAGCGTATAGCAGGATTTTGTTAGATGAAGAGTTAAAAGTCGTGTCAGTCAACAAATTTCTGGCGGCTATGCAACTCATCGAAGGATATTCACAGGCATATGCAGATGAAAAAAAAGAGATAGAAGATTTTGAAAAATGGAAAGCAGATTTTCTATTAAAGTTGGATAGAATGGAAAACATAAAAGAAGAAGACATAGAAATAATCAGAGACGGATTAGGATTTTCTGGAATCTCATTTAGAAAAGCAGTTAAGGAATTTTTTTATGCCGGAAGTAGCTGTATAGAAACTATGAGTAAGACAGCATTTTTCCAAAAACATAATACTTTAATAGATAATATTGTGAATGATAGAAATTTCTATACCCATTCCTCTAATAGAATAACAGTGCGGTTAGATTTTAATGAAATGATAAATGTAGCAACCATATGTAAAGAATTATTTCGAGTATTGGTTTTAAATGATATGGGAATTGCACAGTCTGTATTATTACAGCGATTTGGACATAGCCGTTTGAGCGTAGCAATATTTGAAAGAATATTAGGGATTAAATGGTGTGTGCCAGAAGATATTTGTGGATATGATAAAACAATGTGGAATTTTTTTGATTCTAGTATTTCTGACTAAATATAAATAATCCGTCTTATTTTGTAAAGATTAGTGGAAAAATATAGGGGTAGCGCAAATAGTGTACTGCCCCTATTTGAA
This is a stretch of genomic DNA from Marvinbryantia formatexigens DSM 14469. It encodes these proteins:
- a CDS encoding HEPN domain-containing protein, with the protein product MSEMLKKWYSGKVCLLNDTEVDFDAEIQFNEYHQGIITIYGVTREILLNAEHGVYNSAIMLLKNKKYISIFDLYVKKGSANSKIIDGETVFDCGTITAVSSIILKGNRPYSTKDTFQELFMEITDGCELIGLCPYDLSKNYLDIMMYKNIEIPIQRSMIYVNTVEGEFRFSVYPEYKCSKDSFSLGFAHKIQFKPQKALRVTEIRETLIKLTSFFTILCGETVTINKLSGMEQVNPKPEIADFIGICNYEKDKLNALDNSGIDTTSFKRLSIFKISDFSDLEKAMNFWFEHYENLYNAQKAYSRILLDEELKVVSVNKFLAAMQLIEGYSQAYADEKKEIEDFEKWKADFLLKLDRMENIKEEDIEIIRDGLGFSGISFRKAVKEFFYAGSSCIETMSKTAFFQKHNTLIDNIVNDRNFYTHSSNRITVRLDFNEMINVATICKELFRVLVLNDMGIAQSVLLQRFGHSRLSVAIFERILGIKWCVPEDICGYDKTMWNFFDSSISD